CAAGTCACCCCCGGGAGGGGACTTTCCCAGCACTAGCAGCCAGAATTGCTAGTTCTTAGCTGAGAAATAGGTGACTCATCAGCTCCCTAggttgtctcctccctccccctcttgctGACAAGACTGTCCCTAAACCAGCTCAGACAGAGGGACTTAAGTTAGAAAGTGTCTCCACCCATGGGGCCAGGGAAGAATGGCCTGTTGCAAGCCCAGTTAGGGCTTTAACCATACCCAGCTGATACTTCACCCCCATTTGTGTACTACTTATACCCCTTCTACCTGCAAAATGATTAAACAGGATTACCCTCAAATTTATAGCTAcaataaaactattattaaaaCTTAGGTGAAAGGACAAGAGTGCTGTgaaagagtatgtgtgtgtgtatgtgtgtgtgtgtagtagtcgtaatagtagtagtagtagttctGTCCTGCACACCTGGGCTGGGGCACCTTCCCTGTTTTCCTTGAATCACAGCTTGCCAGCTCCGAAGGACTTCAAGAAATAAACATGCTTCACTGGGCATTTTATAGCTCTGAGATGGAGCAAGTGATTCTTCTCAGGACCCACATAGCTAATGAGCTGAAGAACTAGGAATACTGGGACAGGTATCTTGATGTCcagttctttttcaaattcccaTTCTTGCCTCCCTTTCCAAGAGAGCAAAAAGAATAGCTTTTAGACCTTCTGGGTGATGCAATGGCAAGACAACACGTTGAGGCTTCTTTCACTTGAGTGAATAAACTTGTGTGGATGTGTCTGAGAAGCACTGGGGCTCTAACTAGGAAATATTAGATCCCCAGACACTGGGCTGTAGGGTAGGGAGGATGTGGATTCTGGGATGCAGAAGTGGATACTGGGATGCCACCATTTCCTCACAGTCAAGCTTTTAATGGTTAAATCAGCAATTTTCTCGTTGTTGTCTTCAACTTTTGACCAAGAACGgggggaataaataaataaatatcagggaTCCTGGGGCTTTTTCCAAGAGATTTAGAGATTTGGACTTAGAGGTTTTTGTATCACCAGCTGTTTGAGAAAGGTCATCTCTTTTCTTTAACATTCACTGCCCTCTCCTCTCAACACTCTCCCTTCAACAATTCATGAatgaggtgtttttttcttttctctctctctctttttttttttggctatacctgcggcatatagaagtccccaggccaaggatcaagcccccGAGGTAGgtcgggcctgcaccacagccttagcaagacaggatcgttaacctgctgtgccgcaagggaacttccatgaaTGAGGTGTTTTCAGTGATCTTTGTATAGACTTGGAATTCAAAGAAAAGGATTCTGGGCCTAGTATCACTTGGTATGGCCGCAGTAGAGAGAGGAAATTGGGATCAGGCTATTCTGCGCCTGCTCTCTTGGTGACCTTCCTTGGGCTACCTGGGATATCTCCTATCTGTAAACTTCTAGGGCAAGGACAGTGGGTGGCCCAGAACAACATCAGCAAATAGCTAATTACTATGTGCTTTTGAGGATGATGATGAAGGTAATATTAGGGACTTTGGGGATTTAGAAAATATTCAACTGGAGAATTGTCCTTGAAGGTCCTCCCCAGCTAGCTTCTTCAGCACCGTGAGTTGGAGCAAAGTGAAGGTGTTTCAAGCCTCCCTTCAGGCCAAGCCTAGAGAACTGTCTTTCATGGAAGAGGGTAAAAGACTTTCCTGCCTGCTGTGTTCACACATGGATTTATCTTTTGGCTCTTCatgatctttatattttttaaaataattattagtaaAATATTATTCCGACTTTTTTAtactaacatatatatatatctacaattTAATTTGAACATGCTGCATTATGTGTTCTGCAACTTGCTTCTTCCTCCTAACAATCAGTCCTGGATATATTTCTTTGCTAGGATACCTAGATCTGCTTCATTTGGGCGATTCTTTGTCCTCGTACCTATGTGATTGTCAGTTCGGCTCCCTTTTCTTCCCTCAGTTTAGAGATTGCCTGACCCCGCAGGGTGGTGCGCGGCAGAGGGAGGTCCGGGaggaggttgggggggtgggcGGGGTCTGAGACCGCTCGGATACGCAGGTGAAGTGGGCGGGGCTCCACAAATACCCGCGGGTAGCGGCGGGCAGGCGAGCTGGACTCAGTCAGAGGCAGTCTGCGGAACCGGCTTACTCGAGCGCGCCGGAACCTGGTCCCGGGCTGTACCCGGAGCGGGCCATGCCCCCGCGGGAGCTGAGCGAGGCCGAGTCGTCCCCGCTTCGGGCCCCGACCCCTCCCCCGCGGCGGGGCAGCGCGTCCCCGGAGCTGGGCATCAAGTGCGTTCTGGTGGGCGACGGCGCTGTGGGCAAGAGCAGCCTCATCGTCAGCTACACCTGCAATGGGTACCCCGCGCGCTACAGGCCCACGGCGCTGGACACCTTCTCCGGTACGTTCAACGGCCCTGGCGGCTGCGTGGCTGCCCGTGGGGTTGTGCACCGGGGGGGCTGGGGCCCGCGCCGAAGCGCGAGTACACGGAAGCCCAAGGGGAGGGAGGCGGGTGCAGGCCCAGAGGTGGCGCTGGTGAGGCCTggtgggacctgggaccctctCCTAACGCGGACTatcccctgccccgcccctgcaGTGCAAGTCCTGGTTGATGGAGCCCCGGTGCGCATTGAGCTCTGGGACACAGCGGGACAGGTGAGAAATTGGGAGAGGTCTCTACTGGTCTACGGTGAGGTGGGCTGGAAGCTGGGAGGATCCCAGATCCATCGGGAATGGAGAAGGCCTTGGGCCCTCTGTTTGGAGTTTCAGTCTCCAACCTCAGGTGACAAGACGATTCGCGCTTCCTGTGACAGGGAATAATCCTACTAATGGTCTGGCCTTTCCATCCCAGGAAGACTTTGACCGCCTTCGCTCGCTCTGCTACCCAGATACGGATGTCTTCCTGGCCTGCTTCAGCGTGGTGCAGCCCAGCTCCTTCCAAAACATCACAGAGAAATGGCTGCCGGAGATCCGCACTCACAACCCCCAGGCGCCAGTGCTGCTGGTGGGCACGCAGGCAGATCTGAGAGACGATGTCAATGTACTGATTGAGCTGGACCAGGGAGGCCGGGAGGGACCTGTGCCCGaaccccaggctcagggtctggCAGAGAAAATCCGGGCCTGCTGCTACCTGGAGTGCTCAGCCTTGACGCAGAAGAACTTGAAGGAGGTGTTTGACTCTGCCATTCTCAGTGCCATTGAAAACAAAGCCCGGCTGGAGAAGAAACTGAATGCCAAAGGTGTGCGCACCCTCTCCCGCTGCCGCTGGAAGAAGTTCTTCTGCTTTGTTTGAACAGCTGTGGCAGCACAATGATCAATAGGCTAATGGCCACAGACTTCTAGAACCTGGGGCACAGGGCCTTTGAGGGCTGTGCTGGCAGGGCCCAGCCACCCCATGGGACTCAGTTCTTGTCTGAACACTGTGGAGACTCGGGCCTTTACTTCTGTGTGCCCGGGTGAGCCTAGGGCCTGGAGGAGGGAAGGCTCTGACTTGGATTTCTATGGTCAGGGCTCACAGAGAGATCCCAGTACTTGGATTTTCATGGGGTGATCCAAACAGTGTCAGCCATCTCCAAGCAGTTTGGGATCCAATTTCCAGTTTCTTGTTGTGGGCCCTCAGATCATCCTGCATGAATTGGGACCCCTCATAGTGGTCCCCACCCGCTCTTTGGCACCAGGGTGAGGAAGAGCCTGGGGAACAGCATCCTGAAGGGCTGTGGTGTCTGGCCCTGACTTGGAGAGGAGATTAGGATGGATTAGTTAAGACAAAGGTCAGTGAGAGATTGAGAGGGAGCAGAGGGTAAAGCCTTGGAACCTTGGGACCGGAGGCAGGCTGGAGAAGAGGAGGCAGATCAGAGGGCCAGgcttggaaggaagaaaagaaaaggagagcagAGAAGTGGGGCAGCTGGGAACCAAGGCTGACACCTGGGCTGCCCTTAACCCCCAAGGCCATGGAGGGCGGGGCTGGTCCCTGGGAAGAACTGGGTCTCAGGTCTCCCTAGGCACTGCCCAAACTGGCTGGGCCAGGAAGTGAGAGGCAAGGCGCagcaagaggagggggaggagctgCAAACTGGAGCCTGAAAGAAGAAGGGGCTTTCTCCAAGGTCACAGTCTGGAAGATAGGGCAGTGTGGAGTCTACAAATAAAGCCTTAAGTTTCTGAAGCTGCTGTCTCTGTGTCATTTTCTGGAGTGGTCAGCACACTGGTCGCTCAAGGCCCTGCAGTTTGGTTAGAGACGGATTGTGTACCAAGGACAGACTAGTTTGAAAGGTGGGGCTGGACTAGTTGGGACAGTGTGATGGAAACTGGACTTGGGGGGGGCAGGTTTGGGGCTCCTCACCTGGGGCTTAGCTGGTTCCCAGGAGAGCTAGCGTGGGAAGCAGCCTGGAAACGGGTTTCCCCAGGTGTCAGCGCCAGAGCTGCTTTCCCATGACCTCACCAGGCGGGTGgtgcccctcccctctctccctcccttctggaGAAAGGTGCTCagtgctgggctctggggaaaTCCTGAGCCCTCTAACCTTCCTCCTTCAATCCTTCTGATAGTCCACAGGGTCTCAGCTTGGGGGGCTCCCCCGTTGAGACCCTGAGCATGAAGAGACCCACCGGACAGCTCAAACACCAACCACCGGCCAAACTTCTTGGACTTGGGTTGGTTGGACCCAGTCTTTGGTCTTGGCTCTCAAAGTCTGCATAAGGACCTAGTGACAGTCAGGATGCCAGCTGTCAACAATTTAAATAGAAACTTGGTCCCAGAAAACCTTTGAGAGTGAGCATTCATCGAGTAAGGACTTGGAGAGAGCAGGGATCCCGAGAACATTCTCTGGAACTGGAGCTGGAAAGGCACATTTGGGATGAGGTAAGGGGAAACCACCTTATTTTACCCATAGGAAAGAGaggttcagagaaaaaaaaaatggtaacaccTCAAGGGAGATATTATCACTAAGTGGCTATAAGAGTACTTTGCAGACTCTAGATTTGGTACTTGGGTGAGTGTTATTCTAAGGCACACCTGGGACACTTGCTAGGCAACTAATGGGCCAGGTGAGCCCTCTgtcccagcccagctccctctgCAGGAAGTTATAGTTGTGAATAGGAGAAAGAACATGGCTGAGGGACAGAAATCCTAGCCAAGTGAAACCTCAGATAATCCTCAAGTTTAGTTTTAGCCAAGACTGTCCGGCTTCTGCCCCACCTGGGCCCATCCCCCAGAGCTCCAGCCACCTATTTCCCTTGGTCCCCTTGCCCCCTCAGGTGGAGGTGCTGAGCTGTACAATTACAGCCAGGTCTTGAGGGGGTCTCACACCACAGCTCCATCGTGGGCTCTCACCTCAACCCAGCCTGATACACTCCCTTCCTGGGGCAGAGACCCTGATTCAAGTTCAGGCACTGGTACTGACCATGACCTTAGGcaaattttttcccttctctgtacctcagtttcctcatttgcaaaaagaaacacttaaggagttcccactgtggtgcaacactATCGGCtacatcttgggagtgctgggactcaggtttgatccccagcccatcacagtgggttgaggattccatgttgctgcagctgcagtgtaagtcatgactgtggcttagatctctctgatccctgacctgggaactccatatgccattggctggccaaaagaaaagaaaacaaaacaaaaaaccaaggaaaCACTTAAGACTTTGGTTGGATTATAGGTTTTCAAACTGTTCCCAGGGGACTTAGAGGTGCCATGAGTAGGGGGAGGAAACCCAGTCACATGATCATGGGACGGGGGTAGGTAGGGGGGAAGCGGGGGTAGGGTAGGGTGGAGTGGGGTGCACCTCCAACTTCTTCCCTATTCTCTGAGGTACAAATAACATCCTCGTCACTGTGTCTCCTCTCCTGCTGGGTCCCTGAGCCTTGTCAGTCTCACCCCTACATCTCTGTCACTGGCACTTCCCACTCCAGTCCCTCTAGggctgcttccttctctctggcATCTTTCTGACTCCAGACTGTTACTAGATCTCAGTGCCcgcagggaactcccagctcctcATTTCAGCATTCAGAGCCTCATATCTGACACCAACCTGGACAAGGCCTGCTTGTCCCAGGGATTCCCACTCCCTGATCACCAATAACTTTTTTACTTCTgactccatcttttaaaaaaaattttattatggttgatttacaatgtttggtcaatttctgctatacagcaaagtgaacccagttacacatacatacattctttttctcacattatcctccatcttgttccatcacaagtaactggatatagttccctgtgctgtacaacaggacctcattgctgatccactccacatgcgatagtttgcatctgcttacCCCAATGACTCCAAGCCTTGCTTTTGCCAAATCGCCTCCCAACCCCCAGCGCCAGATGCCGTGTTTCTCCATTGACTACCTTCCAGTCA
The Sus scrofa isolate TJ Tabasco breed Duroc chromosome 1, Sscrofa11.1, whole genome shotgun sequence DNA segment above includes these coding regions:
- the RHOV gene encoding rho-related GTP-binding protein RhoV, coding for MPPRELSEAESSPLRAPTPPPRRGSASPELGIKCVLVGDGAVGKSSLIVSYTCNGYPARYRPTALDTFSVQVLVDGAPVRIELWDTAGQEDFDRLRSLCYPDTDVFLACFSVVQPSSFQNITEKWLPEIRTHNPQAPVLLVGTQADLRDDVNVLIELDQGGREGPVPEPQAQGLAEKIRACCYLECSALTQKNLKEVFDSAILSAIENKARLEKKLNAKGVRTLSRCRWKKFFCFV